The genomic window GAGCCTTTTACTGAATGGAACATAATTCAATGAGACCTGTTGAAGACATAATGTCCAGAAATATCTGTATCCTACCTAACACCATAATACCAATAATATAAATGCATAAAGCACAGATTTTTAAGACAGTATTGATCACATGGATTCATTGATtgaatgaaaaaaaatatttgggaGCTAAATAGTAGAAGTCTCGTCTCTCTACTGTTGTCCCGTTTGGTTTTAACAGGGGGTGGGCGGTTTAGCACTGTCATACTCCCTccactgtgtctccctctgcaaATGATAAAACAGTGTCTCTTGGGAGGCGAAAGCGGCACATCCCTGTTGTCCCGGAATCTAAAATCCACCCCATCAGTCCAGGAGGACAACCACATTCACACCACTGCCGCCAAGAGATGACCCGTCCAGTCTCCGCACCCGAAGCCAACGCTACTACCGGGGGGCTTGGAGCTGCATAGCACCAACGCTCCGCCGACTGACCCAAAGAAGGGAACAGAGATTTTTTTGATACGAACACCCAGGACTATTTATCTTCTACAGGAATTATCTAGCTAAtttcattttttccccctcactaAAGCAAGCAGCGGTCGTTGTGTTCAATGACACCATGCTCATTGTCTCGTCCCGCAGTGCGCTGCTGTCCGTCTACTATCCCCAGATCTTCCTCATCCTCACCAGCGGTAGCTACCTGTAGGTTGGCACGTGCTTTTTACCCTTCTCTCCAACAGGTGCTTGTAGAGAGAGCCATGTGATGGTGTGCATTTGTAAGATCTCTTTGCATATTGAATCTCTATTATACACTAATTTAATTAATTTGTTGATTAGGACATTTACGCACGTGAAAGTGAAAAGTATGTGTAGTGTATAATGCAATTTCACTATAAAATGATCAACTCAAATAAGCTATTGGAACTTATATAATAGCCTATTGTAAAATACTGGGATGGTATTGGCCTTTACATTAAACAACAAATATCTGTTTGGTTTTGTGACTGAAAATAGAATATTAATAACAAAACCTACAAGAAAACCACTTAACAAGAATAAAAACGTTTAATGAGCATTTAACATGTCTGTTGAATAGCTTAATTTAAACGTTATTTGACTAAATGTATTTTCCAACTAGCCTAAACGTGGTACAGTCAATGGAGAGCTGCTCCAACTTCCCAAACtgacaaattaaattaaatcaataTTTTGATGGATTTATAAATGACTTATGTTATATTCACAGTGTTCAATAACTACATTGATGAGTTTACCTGACTCGTAGGATTTGCGCATTGCATCATGACCATGTTCCAGGCACGCTATTTTTGTAAAGCAACATATGGAAAAGAGCAACATCGCTGGATGACATCCTGTGTTCTGTAGACAGTAAGACTGCACAACTGGTTATTTCTTATTACATTAAAAGACCCAGGCCCTCACAGAACGAATGATTACTGCACAGATATGTCTCATACTTGTACAGACAGACCTGACCAATACCTAAAACAGTCATTGTTGAGGTTCATGGCTTTAGTTAAAATGTGGAAATAAACGGCTATTAGTCAGAGTTGGTTTGTTGTCTGTTCTTCATCGGCTAACCATTGTCTGCTTTTGTGCATTTTAAAACCTGATTCAATGAATCCTTTAAAATTTATGAGGGTCAAGTTGCAGGTTTTGCTTGTTTATCTGAAGttagtatttaacatgtttaTTTGTCAGTCTCAAAACATAATCAATCAAGTGTAAACCAGAAGTTATTGGCAAATACAATAGAGATATTGGCCCAGTACTGTGATTCGGCTCATTTTCAGGGTTACGGCAAGCCACGCGAGTCACGCTCCCCATCCCTTTCTCTTTTTGTAAGAGGGCGGTGGAGCAGGGTCGTTCCTAACTGACTCAGATGTATAAGGTCACAATAAACAATCTCAGTGACCTGCTTGTCTCGAACCAGGAGTGTGTCTTAAATCAGCTGTGTGTCTTAAGTGCTCTATCTAGATTGGTAGCGAAACTACCTGCGAGCCAAACCAAAACCTGACTGAACACTGTTGCCCATGGGGGGACCTGTAGAATCTGTAGCTACAGTCCGTGCCACACCGACTCTGCCCTGCCAACTCCATGTCTTGATGATtaactatctccctctctctcccctcccctctcccatagGGCGCTGTCCTCGGTGGTAGCTTTGGGCGCTAACATCATCTGCAACAAGATCCCTGGGCTAGCCCCTAGACAGCGCGCactctgccagagccgcccggaTGCCATCATCGTCATCGGTGAGGGTGCCCAGCAGGGCATCAATGAGTGCCAGTACCAGTTCCGCTATGGCCGCTGGAACTGCTCCGCCCTGGGCGAGAGGACCGTCTTCGGACAAGAGCTGAGAGTAGGTCAGTCTACCTGCTGCAATTAGTCTAGTCAAATGCACATAACTTGTTAGGGGGTGCTGGGCTGAAGAAAACTTGTAGGGACAGTTTCCCTGAAGCAGATTAACCCTATtcctggaaaaaaaaaaaaaaaaattgatggAGATTGCCCATTGAgcttgctttttagtccaggactaggcttaatctgtgtctgggaaatcaCCCTGTATAGATGAAGTAGGACCCGCAATGTTGTGGGTCGTACTTCATTTCTACTCTACATTCTCTACAGTGTGGCCGCTCCACACTGAGAAGGATATAATAATAGTTTATGATGATGATGCCGTGATTGCATCAGAATGCCCACCAGACCAAGCATTGGTGAGAGGTGAGCATCTGATTGTGCTAACTGGGCAGAATGAGAAGTCACTGGCTTTTCCTGTGCCCTGATGAAAAcgtataggtctactgtcagtGACTAGCACCTAACTCACAGTCCAACCAATGCAGTCCAAGGTGCATGACACAAAGCGTAAGCTGgatatataaaaaaacaatctGATCAGCCACTCTTAAAGGAAAATGAAAGTTCAATTAAAGTTGTTTCTGTTGAACTTCCTTTTTCTTCCCAGTGGCTATGTTCAGACCAGGGCACTGGTTACAGGAGAGGTTATGGTAGTCAGTTCAGGGCAATACAAGTTGGTGAAGGTGGGAGCGATAGCTATCATCATGGCCAATTTGgttgttgtagtgtgtgtggtgcTACTCCTGCAATAGAAGCAACAATGAGAGGTTCACAAACTAGACCTCCTCTTCATTAGAATGAAGAGTGAAGCTCTATGGTTAGTGAAACTACTTCAGTGAAATCTTCCAGTGAGAATATTATTCTTTCACCATCATCCTCCTTCAATAACCACAGTGAATACCGTACTTTTACTCCATAATATTAGGCATACGGGAACAATTGAAACTTGAAGCCGTGTTGCTAGTGTCCTGAAGGGGTTTCAATCCTACAACAGTCAGTCCTACATGTGACCTCATTGTGTAGAAGTCTGTCCTGCTTCTGGGCTTGACTGTCCTAAATACAGTAGATCTATAATAATTATTGTGTGAAAATGAACCACAATGTCCTTAGAAGTGCAACCTCTCCTAACTATCTATACTCATAATCTCTAAACATCACTCTGATCTGGTTTTAGTCAGCATTCCCCTATTTTTTTAATTTCCCACAGCACACCAGTGGTATTGGTCTTAATACGGGCTCTCTTATATAAGTTGTCTATCAGTCAGAAATGTTTTGTTGCGGTCTCACTGTGGTTTGGGAACTGTGTTTAATCCAACAGCTCTGGAAACAATCACTTCTCTCACAGACAGGCGGACTGCTGGATCGAGGATTCATTTAGTTGTTTTGTTAGAGGAAAGGATCTATCTATTCCTCTGTTCACCGTGGTGTGTTAGGGTGTGTTAGGGTTATGGTGTGTTAGGTGGCTAATAGGGACAATCAGCTTGTCCCTCTACTGACTGTATGTGTTGGGAGAGATTGATATGGCAAGAACTCTGTCGATCTACTGGGAAGTTATGGTAGGACTCACCTCTTGGGTTGTTGTTGGTAGTGATTAAATGTTGGATTTGTCATTCACAGGGCCTGGGGACAGGCTCATCCTATGGTCAGTTGATCCATTCGAGTTCATGCATATGTAAAGGCATCACAGGTGTCAAGAAGTTCCTCTTCAAACACTTAATCTGATTGACCTGCAAGGACAGGGAATATACACCATAACTATTGAGTGAGACCGGAGTTTCTGTCTTGACCACTAATCAAGGTCAGCTACAGCAGTTAAAATACCCACAACAATGGAACCAAGCATGTATTACTCTACaatcaaaacacattttatatGCTGGGGACGACATTTGGCAGCTCGAGGAAAACCTTCACTATTCTACATTTACTGAAAGGTCAGTTTCCCTGGTTCAGACTGATGAGAGAAGACTTCAGAGTTTGTTTAAAGTTATGGATCAGTGAGCCACAGAGCTAATGGGAGAGCTACGAGTGAGTTTGTCAGGTTGGAGAGAAGCCAACCCATTGCCTTCCGCTAGACACCATGCATTAATACTCAGGTTGTTGAGGAGAATGGAACCCAACATAGTATCTTGATTGAGGCGAGAAATATCCTATTACAAGGACAACGCACTAGTAAtgttacagttgaagtgggaagtttacatacacttacagtgccttgcgaaagtattcggcccccttgaactttgcgaccttttgccacatttcaggcttcaaacataaagatataaaactgtatttttttgtgaagaatcaacaacaagtgggacacaatcatgaagtggaacgacatttattgtatatttcaaacattttttaacaaatgaaaaactgaaaaattgggcgtgcaaaattattcagcccctttactttcagtgcagcaaaggatctctgaatgatccaatgttgacctaaatgactaatgatgataagtacaatccacctgtgtgtaatcaagtctccgtataaatgcacctgcactgtgatagtctcagaggtccgttaaaagcgcagagagcatcatgaagaacaaggaacacaccaggcaggtccgagatactgttgtgaagaagtttaaagccggatttagatacaaaaagatttcccaagctttaaacatcccaaggagcactgtgcaagcgataatattgaaatggaaggagtatcagaccactgcaaatctaccaagacctggccgtccctctaaactttcagctcatacaaggagaagactgatcagagatgcagccaagaggcccatgatcactctggatgaactgcagagatctacagctgaggtgggagactctgtccataggacaacaatcagtcgtatattgcacaaatctggcctttatggaagagtggcaagaagataccatttcttaaagatatccataaaaagtgtcgtttaaagtttgccacaagccacctgggagacacatcaaacatgtggaagaaggtgctctggtcagatgaaaccaaaattgaactttttggcaacaatgcaaaacattatgtttggcgtaaaagcaacacagctcatcaccctgaacacaccatctccactgtcaaacatggtggtagcagcatcatggtttgggcctgcttttcttcagcagggacagggaagatggttaaaattgatgggaagatggatggagccaaatacaggaccattctggaagaaaacctgatggagtctgcaaaagacctgagactgggacggagatttgtcttccaacaagacaatgatccaaaacataaagcaaaatctacaatggaattgttcaaaaataaacatatccaggtgttagaatggccaagtcaaagtccagacctgaatccaatcgagaatctgtggaaagaactgaaaactgctgttcacaaatgctctccatccaacctcactgagctcgagctgttttgcaaggaggaatgggaaaaaatgtcagtctctcgatgtgcaaaactgatagagacataccccaagcgacttacagctgtaatcgcagcaaaaggtggcgctacaaagtattaacttaagggggctgaataattttgcacgcccaatttttcagtttttgatttgttaaaaaagtttgaaatatccaataaatgtcgttccacttcatgattgtgtcccacttgttgttgattcttcacagaaaaatacagttttatatctttatgtttgaaggctgaaatgtggcaaaaggtcgcaaagttcaagggggccgaatactttcgcaaggcactgtaggttggagtcattaaaactcgtttttcaaccgctccacaaatttcttgttaacaaactatagttttgacaagtcggttaggacatctgctttgtgcacgacacaaataatttttccaacaattgtttacagacagattatttcacttataattcacttataattcaattccagtgggtcagacattgacatacactaaattgactgtgcctttaaacaacttggaaatttccagaaaatgatgtcatggctttagaagcttctgataggctaattgacataatttgagtcaattggagttgtacctgtggatgtatttcaagagcTACCTTCAAACGCactgtctctttgcttgacatcatgggaaaatcaaaagaaatcagccaagaccacagaaaataaatgtagacctccacaagtctggttcatccttgggagcaatttccaaacaccaggaaggtaccacattaatctgtacaaacaatagcacgcaagtataaataccatgggaccacgccgcctccataccgctcagaaaggagacgccttctgtctcctagagatgaacgtgctttagtgatgaaaagtgcaaatcaatcccagaacaacagcaaaggacctcgtgaagatgctggaggaaacaggtacaaaagtatctacatccacagtaaaacgagtcctatatcgacataacctgaaaggctgctaagcaaggaagaagccactgctccaaaaccgccataaaaaagccagactacgcatggggacaaagatcgtactttttggagaaatgaactgaacagaactgtttggccataatgcccattgttatgttaggaggaaaaagagggaggcttgcaagccaaagaacaccatcccaaccgtgaagcacgggggtggcagcatcatgttgtgggggtgctttgctgcaggagggactggtgcacttcaaaaattagatggcatcatgaagaataaacattatgtggctatattgaagcaacatctcaagacatcagtcaggaagttaaagcttggtcgcaaatgggtcttccaaatgattaatcacccaagcatacttccaaagttgtggacaacaaagtcaaggtattggagtgaccatcacaaagccctgacttcaatcctatagaacatttgtgggcagaactgaaaaagcgtgtgcgagcaaggaggcctacaaacctgactgagttacaccatctttgtcaggaggaatgggccaaaattcacccaatttattatgAAAAGCttgatttaaaggcaatgctaccaaatactatgtTAGCATTGTATgcaaacttatgacccactgggaatttgatggaataaatcaaatctgaaataaataattatttctactattattctgacatttcacattcttaaaaaaaagtggtgatcctaactgacctaaaacagtggattcttacttggattaaatgtcagggattgtgaaaaacttagtttaaatgtatttggctgaggcgtatgtaaacttcgacttcaactgtacagtaaTTCATTTCCTTTCCATGCTGTAAATGTGAATGTGTTTGTTCTGAAACGGAAAGCGGGTCATTTGAAAGTCTCTTACGGGTATTTAGCGTTGCTTTGATGGTGTAGTTTGACAGAATGATCAATGGTACAGCAGATGTGAGGATGTATCATGTGGTTGTGGGTCTATAACCCATGATAAGTTACCACCACCAGCTACAAAAACAATATGAGTAATGTTCACTTAACATTTATCGAGCATCTTTAAGCGGATTTGTGTGTTTATTAACATCTTATAAATCATTTACAAGACGTTACATTACATCCATAAACAACTTGTCTAGAGTGAAGGTAGTGAGTTCAATAACGCTACATTGTCAGCTATAGAATAACAAATGTGTTGGCTGAAGCAGAAACCAACTGGCACACATTAAGTGCACTTATAGATAGGgtaatttacactgaacaaaactataaacataacatttaaagtgttggtcccatgtttcatgagctgaaataaaacatcccagaaattttccaaatgctaaaaatattatttctctcaaattttgtgcacaaatttgtttacatccctgttaatgagcattttctcttttgccaagataatccatccacctgacaggtgtggcatatcaagaagctgattaaacaacaagatcattacacaggtgcaccttgtgctggggacaatacaatgccactctaaaatgtgcagttttgtcacagaacacaatgccacagatgagcgtccaattggcatgctgactgcaggaatgtccaccagagctgttggcagagaattgaatgttaatttctctaccataagccgcctcaaatgtcattttagagaatttggcagtacgtccaactggcctcacaaccgcaaaccacgtgtatggcgtagtttgggcgagcagtttgctgatgtcaaatcaaaatcaaataaaattgtattgtattggtcacatacacacagtgagcagatgttaatccgagtgtagcgaaatgcttgtgcttctagttccgacagtgcagtaatatctaacaagtaatctaagaatttcacaacaactacctaatacacacaaatctaaagcgatgaatgagaatatgtacatagaaatatatggatgagcgatggccgagcggcataggcaaggtgcaatagatggtataaaatacactatatacatatgaTGTGAGTAatgtatataaacattattaaagtggcattatttaaagtgactattgatccatttattaaagtggccagtgattgggtctcaatgcaggcagcagcctctctgagttagcaccaccctctgaagagccttgcgattgagggcggtgcagttgccataccagtttgttagggttttgggtgacaagccaaatttcttcagtctcttgaggttgaagaggcgctgttgtgccttctttaccacactgtctgtgtgggtggaccatttcagttagtctgtgatgtgtacgcagagaaCTTAATCAatcaatttatttataaagcccttcttagatcagctgatgtcacaaagtgctgtacagaaaacattccaccttctccactgctgttccttcgatgtggatagggggatcctccctctgctgtttcctgaagttcacgatcatctcctttgttttgttcattttgagtgagaggttgttttcctgacaccacactcagagtgccctcacctcctccttgtaggctgtcttgtcattgttggtaatcaagcccactactgttgtgtcatctgcaaacttgataatttgagttggaggcgtgcatggccacgcagtcgtgggtgaacaggaagtacggGAGGGGGCTGAACacccacccttgtggggccccagtgttgagagtCAGCGAaggggagatgttgtttcctaccttcaccacctgggggcggcccgtcagaaagtccaggacccaattgcacaaggcggagttgagacccagggcctccagcttgatgatgagcttggagggtactatggtgttgaatgctgagctgtagtcaatgaatagcattcttacataggtattcctcttgtccagatgggatagggcagtgtgcagtgtcatggcgattgcatcgtctgtggacctgttgggtcaccgttgtgaacagagtgctccatggtggctgtggggttacggtatgggcaggcataatgtcacgtgactagggggtattctagttatatatttctatgttgtgttctagtttatttttctatgttggtgttttgtatgattcccaattagaggcagctggtaatcaatTGTTGGCTCTAATTGGGttcatatttaagtagctatttttcccacctgtgtttgtgggaagttgttttgtgtttgtgcatgtgcaccacatAGTCACGTTTCATTGTTCgtttattgatttattgtttttgcTTTAAGTTTCACTTTGAAATAAATacgtggaactcaacatccgctgcgccgTGGTCCCATTCTCACGACAACCGTGAcacataagctatggacaacgaacacaattgtattttactGATGGCAATTTCCATGCACAGAGATAGCGTGACGAGATGCTGAGGCCCTTTATTGTGCCATTCATCAGCCGCCCAGTTCTTCAATGGCCTGCATACTAACCAGACAtctatttccttatatgaactgtaactctaattgttgcatgttgcatttatatttttgttcagtatatatatactcTATAATACTATAGTACATATACtactatagtaatactatagtacATACAGTCATTTTTACTGTATCTGCtgtacagacacagatacagtaaGGCTCCTGTGGTCAACCAGCAGATGTCACTTGGGGTTTTATCAGTGGAGTCTTACCCAGCCCACCTGTTAAAAATAATAGGGCTCTGACGAGAGTCAGTTAGAAAGAGACTATCAAATAAGGAATGGTAGGTATTTATTAGCCTGTTACAGGTTAATTACATTAGACTAATAAAAGGCCAAATTGCAGTCAGGTCACCTAGTAATGTAAAGTGTGGATGAATTTTGTTGTAGTGGGCCACAAGCCTTTCATTAGGCCACAGCATAaaatactatactgtattgtaaCACAAACTCATACTATGTACTGTAATGCACTACAACTCACCTAGGACTAGTGCAAGATAACTCTTtgccgctctctccctctctctccgccccaGGCAGCCGAGAGGCGGCGTTCACCTATTCCATCACGGCGGCTGGCGTGGCACATTCGGTGACAGCGGCGTGTAGTCAGGGTAACCTGAGCCAGTGTGGCTGCGACAGGGAGAAGCAGGGCTACCATGACCAGGAGGAGGGCTGGAAGTGGGGAGGCTGCTCGGCCAACATCAAGTACGGCGTGGAGTTCTCCAGACGCTTCGTGGATGCCCGAGAGATCAAGAAGAACGCCCGACGTCTGATGAACTTGCATAATAATGAGGCAGGACGAAAGGTAAAGTGACTGACACTGCTTGTCTTGTTGTCTGGGGTTTTAACACACCTAACAAACATGTAGTTGTTTCTGTAGTGATCTAGAATATCAGACAATAGAATATAATACAACTCAATCAggaaagtatactgaacaaaaatctaaatgcaacgtgcaaagtgttggtcccatgtttcatgaggtgaaTTAGAAAGATCCCGggaatgttccatacgcacaaaaagtgtatttttctTAAATTTGTGCAGAGatttgttcacatccctgttagtgagcatttctcatttgtcacgttaatccatccacctgataggtgtggcatatcaagaagctgattaaacagcatgatcattacaaaggtgcaccttgtgctgcggacaataaaaggccactctataatgtgcagttttgtcacacaacatggatgtgttgttttagagaatttggcagtatgtccaactggcctcacaaccgacCTCCACAGCCGGCTTCTCCACCTGCGGgaccgtctgagaccagccaaccggacagctgatgaaactgtgggtttgcacaaccagagaatttctgcacaaactgtcagaaactgtctcagggaagttcatctgtgtgctcgtcttCCTCACCAGGGtcatgacctgactgcagttcggcgccATAACCAACTTcattgggcaaatgctcaccttcgatggccattgGCATGctagagaagtg from Oncorhynchus mykiss isolate Arlee chromosome 15, USDA_OmykA_1.1, whole genome shotgun sequence includes these protein-coding regions:
- the wnt7ba gene encoding protein Wnt-7b; this translates as MLIVSSRSALLSVYYPQIFLILTSGSYLALSSVVALGANIICNKIPGLAPRQRALCQSRPDAIIVIGEGAQQGINECQYQFRYGRWNCSALGERTVFGQELRVGSREAAFTYSITAAGVAHSVTAACSQGNLSQCGCDREKQGYHDQEEGWKWGGCSANIKYGVEFSRRFVDAREIKKNARRLMNLHNNEAGRKILEEHMKLECKCHGVSGSCTTKTCWITLPKFREIGYILKERYSEAVQVEPVRASRLRQPSFLRLKEARGYQKPTDTDLVYLERSPNYCEEDMATGSTGTRGRLCNYTSPHTDGCNLMCCGRGHNTHQYTRVWQCNCKFQWCCFVKCNTCSEKSEVFTCK